The Streptomyces sp. Mut1 genome window below encodes:
- a CDS encoding non-ribosomal peptide synthetase, giving the protein MTTALSTDPAASWAAWSEFNRTDRRFPFEGGLVAWIAAAAAAHPDRPAVCAAGVELTYRELDERAERVAGLLGRSGVEPGSIVAVTGGRTVHPYVGMLAALKAGCGYVPVDAHDPVSRLEFIVRDAEAAAVLAVSDELGLLEWLPDEVAVRVVLDAGGPGDGRWAGVPRPGTVPPDRPAVPYDPDRTCYIIYTSGTTGRPKGVRIGEHSLLNFVHWFVSRHEVLAADRLCQNAPLTFDPSVQQIFPAWVTGACLLPLPADGAQDPFTMLGWLRRERITHLDVVTAHWHHLREAADQEPGLRELPDLRWIIIGGETLHYHHTRHWHRIMRTPALLNNIYGPTEATINATEVVVDPAADSGQIPIGVPLPNYRLYVVDGEGALCAPGVTGELLIAGDGLAQRYQSAAATGAAFTELALPGGGVERVYRSGDLARLVGVPAGGRMLEFQGRVDSQVKIRGFRIELEEVEGAAKSCPQVRDAAVLVRGTPPDQLLCCYVADGDGDPEAVRAHAARLLPAHQVPNLFLRVDGFPLTRNGKLDRAGLSALAEERLGGRTPVGRLPRSPAEKQLADVWASVLGLTHIGADEDFFTLGGTSLLAMTVVKKLRAQGLRVDPSAVFECPTVARLAAHCTAAAR; this is encoded by the coding sequence ATGACCACCGCCCTGTCCACCGACCCCGCCGCTTCCTGGGCCGCCTGGTCGGAGTTCAACCGCACGGACCGCAGGTTCCCCTTCGAGGGCGGTCTCGTCGCCTGGATCGCCGCGGCCGCCGCAGCCCACCCCGACCGGCCGGCCGTGTGCGCCGCCGGCGTGGAGCTGACCTACCGCGAACTGGACGAGCGCGCGGAGCGGGTCGCCGGTCTCCTCGGGCGGTCGGGAGTGGAGCCCGGCTCCATCGTCGCGGTCACCGGCGGCCGGACCGTGCACCCGTACGTGGGCATGCTCGCCGCGCTGAAGGCCGGGTGCGGTTACGTGCCCGTCGATGCCCACGACCCCGTGTCACGGCTGGAGTTCATCGTCCGGGACGCGGAGGCCGCCGCGGTGCTCGCCGTGTCGGACGAGCTGGGTCTGCTGGAGTGGCTGCCCGACGAGGTCGCGGTCAGGGTGGTCCTGGACGCCGGGGGCCCCGGCGACGGGCGGTGGGCGGGGGTGCCGCGCCCGGGGACCGTCCCGCCCGACCGCCCGGCCGTCCCGTACGACCCCGACCGCACCTGCTACATCATCTACACCTCCGGCACGACCGGCCGGCCCAAGGGCGTGCGCATCGGTGAGCACAGCCTGCTGAACTTCGTGCACTGGTTCGTCTCCCGGCACGAGGTGCTGGCCGCGGACCGGCTCTGCCAGAACGCGCCGCTCACCTTCGACCCCTCGGTCCAGCAGATCTTCCCCGCCTGGGTGACCGGCGCCTGTCTGCTGCCGCTGCCGGCCGACGGGGCGCAGGACCCGTTCACGATGCTCGGATGGCTGCGCCGGGAGCGGATCACCCACCTGGACGTGGTCACCGCGCACTGGCACCACCTGAGGGAGGCCGCGGACCAGGAGCCCGGTCTGCGCGAACTGCCCGACCTGCGCTGGATCATCATCGGCGGCGAGACCCTGCACTACCACCACACCCGCCACTGGCACCGGATCATGCGCACCCCCGCGCTGCTCAACAACATCTACGGGCCGACGGAGGCCACCATCAACGCCACGGAGGTCGTGGTGGACCCGGCGGCGGACTCCGGGCAGATCCCGATCGGAGTGCCCCTGCCCAACTACCGGCTGTACGTGGTCGACGGCGAGGGTGCCCTGTGCGCGCCGGGCGTGACGGGCGAGCTGCTGATCGCCGGGGACGGTCTGGCGCAGCGCTACCAGTCGGCCGCCGCCACCGGGGCCGCGTTCACCGAACTGGCCCTGCCCGGCGGTGGGGTGGAGCGCGTGTACCGGTCCGGGGATCTGGCCCGTCTCGTCGGCGTACCGGCCGGGGGCCGGATGCTGGAGTTCCAGGGGCGGGTGGACAGCCAGGTGAAGATCCGCGGCTTCCGGATCGAGCTGGAGGAGGTGGAGGGCGCCGCCAAGAGCTGTCCGCAGGTGCGCGACGCCGCCGTGCTCGTACGCGGCACCCCGCCCGACCAGCTGCTGTGCTGCTACGTCGCGGACGGGGACGGTGATCCGGAGGCGGTCAGGGCGCATGCCGCCCGGCTGCTTCCCGCCCACCAGGTTCCCAACCTCTTCCTCCGGGTGGACGGCTTCCCGCTGACCCGCAACGGCAAGCTCGACCGGGCCGGTCTTTCCGCTCTGGCCGAGGAGCGGCTCGGCGGCCGGACTCCGGTGGGCCGGCTGCCCCGTTCTCCGGCGGAGAAACAGCTCGCGGACGTCTGGGCCTCGGTGCTGGGGCTCACGCACATCGGCGCCGACGAGGACTTCTTCACCCTCGGCGGGACGTCGCTGCTGGCCATGACGGTCGTCAAGAAGCTGCGGGCACAGGGGCTGCGCGTCGACCCCTCGGCCGTCTTCGAGTGCCCCACGGTGGCCCGTCTGGCCGCCCACTGCACGGCGGCCGCGCGCTGA
- a CDS encoding non-ribosomal peptide synthetase: protein MTDIAPPAARTDRLSAAKRALLQRRLAGGRSRADANVPAIAPVDPELPVPLSPAQRGLWIQDRYLEGSALYSANEAMWLRGPLDVPALRRALDRLVERHAALRTVFPGTSEPCQEVLPGLPGVLKHLTPAGTDRAARLEHARELARREVATPFDLAAGPLFRVLLVTVAADEHLLVLNMHHIVTDGWSFDILARDLAAYYRAALEHREADLPEPRADYRGFSAWQHTRQDPARLDAQLEYWRTALQDVAPVLELPTDRPRPPRQSYRGDAVTGHLAPETADAVRALAADRGTTVFATLLAAFQVLLHRYTGRPKFAVGTLLHGRGHAAPGELDDVVGLFASTAALPADLGDRPRFDTLLARTRCTVIEAIAHQDVPFDRVVEALAPPRDLSRNPLFQTLYQHLEPGEKPWTLTGLTVEPAPLGTATSKVDLGLFTTDLGAPGMRVDLVFATDLFDAATVQRVLDHFLHLVGSVVADPHAPVDTLDILPADETHRILREWNATDAPYPTDRCLHELFEERAARTPEATAVVTPDGTTVSYARLDARANQVAHQLRELGVRPDVFVGLCVRHSVEMFAGILGILKAGGAYVPLDPDHPADRLAYVLEDTAAPVVLTQEALRDRVPATAARVVLLDDGGHTRYPEHSPGRTALPGDLVYAIYTSGSTGRPKGVLITHRGLNNYLVWAVDGYGLDGASGAPMLGSIAFDLSVPNFLLPFIGGRDVTLLPEDRSLEGLSELLLRPGDFSLLKITPAHLDVLRAHLDGEHRAEEPVTSVRTFVVGADEVKPETAAAWRRIAPGARVINEYGPTETVVGCSVYEIPADGAPRTVVPIGRPIANTRMYVLDGHLNPVPPGVIGELYIGGDGVARGYLNRPALTAEKFLPDPYSPVPGARFYRTGDRARYRPDGNLEFLGRIDHQVKIRGYRIEPGEVETALLLHPSVAEAVVAVREDTPGDRRLVGYAVPAGRDRPEPAALRDFLRRSLPEYLVPAVIVILGELPLSTGGKVDRRLLPPPSALRDEAGPPAVAPKEGPERVLAGIWAEVLDLDRVGAHDNFFDAGGDSLLALRVVARAREAGLALRPRTVFECQTLSELAAAATPCDPAGPLSGMAEQTGDVAFTPLQRWFTEAPLDHAAHVATELVELDWTPGAADLEALLHRLTDHHEALRLRLDHDRAGRPRLRTVAREEAALLREYDLTGTDAARWPEETRRTAEELVADIDTARGPLLRAALLRTATGTDRLLLAVHHLATDGVSWRILMDDLSRGWQRLRDHAPDEPPAPAVPVSAWSRALAGLAASDTVAAEAEFWERQSSGRALRTDVSLGPNSAASARTVTHRLPPERTGTLLARASRGEGTVARQLLAALALAVAEEGTGDDVLVEVSGHGRDGGPTGLDLSRTVGWLAVRHPLSLTVPPRAQDPGARRAALVAQAARVPGDGLGYGLLRHLGPDAAVRERLARAPRPQIAFNHLGHYRSESGSAPGWRWLTDTPGLTAADEERAHLLELVSAVVDGELRLNWTYSANRHRESTVRRIARAHLRHLFD from the coding sequence ATGACCGACATCGCCCCGCCGGCAGCCCGCACCGACCGGCTGTCCGCGGCCAAGCGCGCGCTGCTCCAGCGCCGGCTGGCCGGCGGCCGCAGCCGGGCCGACGCGAACGTGCCCGCCATCGCCCCGGTGGACCCGGAGCTGCCCGTACCGCTCTCGCCCGCGCAGCGCGGTCTGTGGATCCAGGACCGCTACCTGGAGGGCAGCGCCCTCTACAGCGCCAACGAGGCCATGTGGCTGCGCGGCCCGCTCGATGTCCCGGCCCTGCGCCGCGCCCTGGACCGCCTCGTGGAACGGCACGCGGCGCTGCGGACCGTCTTCCCCGGCACCTCCGAGCCCTGCCAGGAGGTCCTCCCCGGACTGCCGGGCGTCCTGAAGCACCTCACCCCGGCCGGCACGGACCGCGCCGCGCGCCTGGAACACGCCCGGGAGCTGGCCCGCCGGGAGGTGGCTACCCCGTTCGACCTGGCCGCCGGGCCCCTGTTCAGGGTCCTGCTGGTCACCGTCGCCGCGGACGAGCACCTGCTCGTGCTCAACATGCACCACATCGTCACCGACGGCTGGTCCTTCGACATCCTGGCCCGCGACCTCGCCGCGTACTACCGCGCCGCACTCGAACACCGCGAAGCGGACCTGCCCGAACCGCGCGCCGACTACCGCGGTTTCAGCGCCTGGCAGCACACGAGGCAGGACCCGGCCCGGCTCGACGCGCAACTGGAGTACTGGCGCACCGCCCTCCAGGACGTCGCGCCCGTCCTCGAACTGCCCACCGACCGGCCCCGGCCACCGCGCCAGTCCTACCGGGGCGACGCGGTCACCGGGCACCTCGCACCGGAGACCGCCGACGCCGTCCGCGCCCTGGCGGCCGACCGGGGCACCACCGTCTTCGCCACCCTGCTGGCCGCCTTCCAGGTCCTGCTGCACCGCTACACCGGCCGGCCGAAGTTCGCGGTGGGGACGCTCCTGCACGGCCGCGGCCACGCCGCCCCCGGCGAACTGGACGATGTGGTCGGCCTGTTCGCCTCCACGGCCGCCCTGCCCGCCGACCTCGGCGACCGCCCGCGGTTCGACACACTCCTGGCCCGCACCCGCTGCACCGTCATCGAGGCCATCGCCCACCAGGACGTGCCCTTCGACCGGGTCGTCGAGGCGCTGGCACCCCCGCGCGACCTCAGCCGCAACCCCCTCTTCCAGACGCTCTACCAGCACCTGGAACCCGGCGAGAAGCCGTGGACCCTGACCGGTCTCACCGTGGAACCCGCCCCCCTGGGCACCGCCACGTCCAAGGTCGACCTCGGCCTGTTCACCACGGACCTGGGCGCCCCGGGCATGCGCGTCGACCTGGTCTTCGCGACGGACCTCTTCGACGCCGCCACCGTCCAGCGCGTCCTGGACCACTTCCTGCACCTGGTGGGCAGCGTCGTCGCCGACCCGCACGCCCCCGTCGACACACTGGACATCCTGCCCGCCGACGAGACCCACCGCATCCTGCGGGAGTGGAACGCGACGGACGCCCCCTACCCCACCGACCGGTGCCTGCACGAACTCTTCGAGGAGCGGGCCGCCCGCACCCCCGAAGCGACCGCCGTCGTCACTCCGGACGGCACAACCGTCAGCTACGCCCGGCTCGACGCGCGCGCCAACCAGGTCGCCCACCAACTGCGTGAACTGGGCGTGCGCCCGGACGTGTTCGTCGGACTCTGCGTCCGGCACAGCGTGGAGATGTTCGCCGGCATCCTGGGCATTCTCAAGGCGGGCGGGGCCTACGTCCCCCTCGACCCCGACCACCCCGCCGACCGCCTGGCCTACGTCCTTGAGGACACCGCGGCGCCCGTCGTCCTGACCCAGGAAGCCCTCCGCGACCGGGTGCCCGCGACGGCCGCCCGGGTCGTCCTCCTCGACGACGGCGGCCACACCCGCTACCCGGAGCACTCCCCGGGACGCACGGCCCTGCCCGGAGACCTCGTCTACGCCATCTACACCTCCGGCTCCACCGGCCGTCCCAAGGGCGTCCTCATCACCCACCGGGGGCTGAACAACTACCTGGTCTGGGCGGTGGACGGATACGGCCTCGACGGCGCGTCCGGGGCGCCGATGCTCGGCTCCATCGCCTTCGACCTGTCCGTGCCCAACTTCCTGCTGCCCTTCATCGGCGGACGCGACGTGACCCTCCTCCCGGAGGACCGCAGCCTCGAAGGGCTCTCCGAACTCCTACTGAGGCCCGGCGACTTCAGCCTGCTGAAGATCACCCCCGCCCACCTCGACGTGCTGCGCGCCCACCTCGACGGCGAGCACCGCGCCGAGGAACCCGTCACCTCGGTGCGGACCTTCGTCGTCGGCGCGGACGAGGTGAAACCGGAGACGGCGGCCGCCTGGCGGCGCATCGCCCCCGGCGCCCGGGTGATCAACGAGTACGGCCCCACCGAGACGGTCGTCGGCTGCTCGGTCTACGAGATCCCGGCCGACGGCGCCCCGCGAACGGTCGTTCCCATCGGCCGGCCGATCGCCAACACGCGCATGTACGTCCTGGACGGCCATCTGAACCCCGTACCGCCCGGCGTGATCGGCGAGCTGTACATCGGGGGCGACGGCGTCGCCCGCGGCTATCTGAACCGCCCCGCGCTCACCGCGGAGAAGTTCCTCCCCGACCCGTACAGCCCGGTTCCCGGCGCCCGCTTCTACCGGACCGGCGACCGGGCACGCTACCGGCCCGACGGCAACCTGGAGTTCCTCGGCCGCATCGACCACCAGGTCAAGATCCGTGGCTACCGGATCGAGCCGGGCGAGGTCGAGACGGCCCTGCTGCTGCACCCGTCGGTCGCCGAGGCCGTCGTCGCCGTCCGGGAGGACACCCCGGGCGACCGCCGCCTCGTCGGCTACGCGGTGCCGGCCGGGCGGGACCGGCCCGAACCGGCAGCCCTGCGGGACTTCCTGCGCCGGTCCCTGCCCGAATACCTGGTGCCGGCCGTCATCGTGATCCTCGGTGAACTGCCGCTGAGCACGGGCGGCAAGGTCGACCGCCGGCTCCTGCCCCCGCCCTCCGCCCTCCGCGACGAGGCCGGCCCGCCCGCCGTGGCGCCCAAGGAGGGCCCCGAACGCGTGCTCGCCGGCATCTGGGCCGAAGTGCTCGACCTGGACCGGGTCGGCGCGCACGACAACTTCTTCGACGCGGGCGGTGACTCGCTCCTGGCCCTGCGGGTGGTCGCACGGGCCAGGGAAGCCGGCCTCGCCCTGCGGCCCAGAACCGTCTTCGAGTGCCAGACCCTCTCCGAGCTCGCCGCTGCCGCCACCCCCTGCGACCCGGCCGGGCCCCTGTCCGGCATGGCGGAACAGACCGGGGACGTGGCCTTCACCCCGCTGCAACGCTGGTTCACCGAAGCACCCCTCGACCACGCCGCCCACGTGGCCACCGAACTCGTCGAACTCGACTGGACCCCGGGTGCGGCGGACCTGGAAGCCCTGCTGCACCGGCTCACCGACCACCACGAGGCCCTGCGGCTGCGGCTCGACCACGACCGGGCCGGCCGCCCCCGCCTGCGTACGGTGGCCCGCGAAGAGGCGGCACTCCTGCGCGAGTACGACCTCACCGGCACGGACGCCGCCCGGTGGCCCGAGGAGACGCGCCGCACCGCCGAGGAACTCGTCGCGGACATCGACACGGCCCGCGGCCCCCTGCTGCGGGCAGCGCTGCTGCGTACCGCAACCGGCACCGACCGGCTCCTCCTGGCCGTCCACCACCTGGCCACCGACGGGGTGTCCTGGCGCATCCTCATGGACGACCTGTCCCGGGGCTGGCAGCGCCTGCGCGACCACGCACCGGACGAGCCGCCCGCCCCCGCGGTCCCCGTCTCCGCCTGGAGCAGGGCCCTCGCCGGGCTCGCGGCCTCGGACACCGTCGCCGCGGAGGCGGAGTTCTGGGAACGGCAGAGTTCCGGCCGCGCCCTTCGGACCGATGTCTCCCTGGGCCCGAACAGTGCCGCGTCGGCCCGGACCGTCACCCATCGCCTCCCGCCCGAGCGGACCGGAACCCTGCTGGCGCGGGCGAGCCGGGGCGAGGGCACCGTGGCACGGCAACTCCTCGCCGCGCTCGCCCTGGCGGTGGCGGAGGAGGGGACGGGCGACGACGTCCTGGTCGAGGTCAGCGGACACGGCAGGGACGGCGGACCCACCGGCCTCGACCTCTCCCGCACGGTGGGCTGGCTCGCCGTACGCCACCCGCTGAGCCTCACCGTCCCGCCGCGAGCGCAGGACCCGGGCGCCCGGCGCGCGGCCCTGGTCGCCCAGGCGGCCCGGGTGCCCGGCGACGGACTCGGCTACGGGCTGCTGCGCCACCTCGGCCCCGACGCCGCCGTCCGCGAACGGCTGGCCCGCGCGCCCCGGCCGCAGATCGCCTTCAACCACCTGGGGCACTACCGCTCCGAGAGCGGATCGGCACCCGGCTGGCGCTGGCTGACGGACACCCCCGGGCTCACGGCGGCCGACGAGGAACGGGCCCACCTGCTGGAACTCGTCAGCGCCGTGGTGGACGGGGAACTGCGGCTGAACTGGACGTACTCGGCCAACCGGCACCGCGAGTCCACCGTCCGGCGAATCGCCCGCGCCCACCTGCGGCACCTCTTCGACTGA
- a CDS encoding cytochrome P450: MTTLRDTETVRDLSDPELYRSGDPEAVWALLRGRTPVRWTEREHAPGYWSVTSHALVSQVLRNAGAYSSEKGMRLDADPAATAASAGKMLIVTDPPRHGAIRRIINSSFTPAMVRRLTDTMRATARAVVAEAVEAGECDLVDVASRLPLSVICDMLGVPKADWNHMLTLTRTAFGTSEAESDPLRRSEAHTEILVYYSELIGRRRRDPGEDIVSALVNGSIDGRPLTDSEVYLNCDGLISGGNETTRHATVGGILALMAHPAEFDRLRARPELVDSAVEEILRFTSPALHVLRTATRDTELGGRHIREGDRLALWLPSANRDEQVFPDSARFDAGRTPNRHLAFAAGTHFCLGAALAGQELRLLFEEIVRGVRHVEPAGPVRRLRSNLVWGYESVPVRLEGKQ; encoded by the coding sequence ATGACGACCCTGCGGGACACCGAGACCGTACGGGACCTGTCCGACCCGGAGCTGTACCGCAGCGGCGACCCCGAAGCCGTATGGGCGCTGCTGCGCGGCCGTACACCGGTCCGCTGGACCGAGCGGGAGCACGCACCCGGCTACTGGTCGGTGACCAGCCACGCGCTCGTGTCACAGGTCCTGAGGAACGCCGGCGCGTACAGCTCGGAGAAGGGCATGCGGCTCGACGCCGACCCGGCGGCCACGGCGGCCAGCGCGGGCAAGATGCTCATCGTCACCGACCCGCCCCGGCACGGGGCGATCCGGCGGATCATCAACTCCAGCTTCACCCCCGCCATGGTGCGGCGGCTGACCGACACCATGCGGGCCACCGCACGCGCCGTCGTCGCCGAGGCCGTCGAGGCGGGGGAGTGCGATCTCGTCGACGTGGCGTCCCGGCTGCCGCTGTCCGTCATCTGCGACATGCTCGGCGTGCCGAAGGCGGACTGGAACCACATGCTCACGCTGACCCGCACCGCCTTCGGCACCAGCGAGGCCGAGAGCGACCCCCTGCGGCGCAGCGAGGCCCACACCGAGATCCTGGTGTACTACTCCGAGCTGATCGGGCGGCGCCGCAGGGACCCGGGCGAGGACATCGTCTCCGCCCTGGTCAACGGCAGCATCGACGGCAGGCCGCTGACCGACAGCGAGGTCTACCTCAACTGCGACGGCCTCATCTCCGGCGGCAACGAGACCACCCGGCACGCCACGGTCGGCGGCATCCTCGCCCTGATGGCCCACCCCGCCGAGTTCGACCGGCTCCGCGCCCGTCCGGAACTCGTCGACAGCGCGGTGGAGGAGATCCTCCGCTTCACCAGCCCCGCCCTGCACGTCCTGCGCACCGCCACCCGTGACACCGAACTGGGCGGCCGGCACATCCGCGAGGGCGACCGGCTCGCCCTGTGGCTGCCCTCGGCCAACCGCGACGAGCAGGTCTTCCCCGACAGCGCCCGCTTCGACGCCGGCCGCACGCCCAACCGGCACCTGGCCTTCGCCGCCGGCACCCACTTCTGCCTCGGCGCGGCCCTCGCCGGACAGGAACTGCGGCTCCTGTTCGAGGAGATCGTCCGCGGCGTGCGCCACGTCGAGCCCGCCGGCCCGGTCCGCCGGCTGCGCTCCAACCTCGTCTGGGGATACGAGTCCGTACCCGTGCGCCTGGAAGGGAAGCAATGA
- a CDS encoding MbtH family protein — protein MSETGPVEHYKVVVNHEEQYSIWSASRPNPAGWTDEGTSGTRQACLDRIEEVWVDMRPLSIRDRGGR, from the coding sequence ATGTCCGAGACCGGCCCTGTCGAGCACTACAAGGTGGTCGTCAACCACGAGGAGCAGTACTCGATCTGGTCCGCGAGCCGGCCCAACCCGGCGGGCTGGACCGACGAGGGCACCAGCGGGACCCGTCAGGCCTGCCTGGACCGGATCGAGGAGGTCTGGGTCGACATGCGCCCGCTGAGCATCCGCGACCGCGGCGGGCGATGA